The genomic interval GAAGAATTTCGCCTCATGGCGGCGTACCGGATGGAAGAGGAGCTGATTGAGGCGCTTCGGGCGACGCCAATCCGTCTCGGGGAAGGGGCGATCGGGCAAGCCGCGGCCCAGCGAGCACCCGTCCAGACCGGCGACATCCTCGGCGAACGCGCGATCGTGGCCTCACGGGTACGACCCGTTGTCATCAAGCTCGGCTACCGATCCCTCCTGGGAGTGCCGCTCCTCAGGGAGGCGCGAGTCGTCGGTGGCCTCACCGTCTGGCGGAAGCGGCCGGGCAGCTTCGCATCCGACGCGGTGTACCTTCTCCAGACGTTTGCCACCCAGTCGGTCCTGGCCATCCAGAACGCGCGCCTCTTCCGCGAGATCGAGGAGAAGAGCCAGCAGCTCGAGGCCGCCAGCCAGCACAAGTCCCAGTTCCTCGCCAACATGTCCCACGAGCTCCGCACCCCCCTCAATGCCATCCTCGGCTACACCGAGCTCATCCTTGATAAAATCTACGGGCAGGTGCCCGAGAGGATCCGGGACGTGATGATCAGGATCGAGCGAAGTGGCCGCCACCTCCTCGGCCTCATCAACGATGTGCTGGACCTCTCCAAGATCGAGGCCGGCCAGCTCACCCTGGCCCTCGCCGAGTACTCGATGAAGGACGTTGTCCAGACCGTCGTCACCCAGATGGAGGCCCTGGCGGCCGAGAAGAGGCTCGCCCTCAAGGTCGCCTTCCCCCCAGACCTGCCCCCCGGCCGCGGCGACGAGCGCCGCCTCACCCAGGTCCTCCTGAACCTGGTCGGCAATGCGATCAAGTTCACCGAGGCCGGCAAGGTCCGGGTCCAGGCTACGCTGGCCGATGCCACCTTCCTCGTCTCCGTCGCCGACACCGGCCCCGGCATCGCCCCCGCCGATCAGGAGAAGATCTTCGAGGAGTTCCAGCAGGCCGACAGCTCCCCCACCAAGCGGAAGGGCGGCACCGGTCTCGGCCTGGCCATCGCCCGGCGGATCATCGAGCTGCACGGCGGCCGCATCTGGGTGGAATCTGAACTAGGCAAGGGCTCCATCTTCCGCTTCACCATTCCCGTGCGCGTCGAGCGTCAGATGGAGACCACTTGAGCAAACGTATCCTGGCGGTCGACGATCACGGGTAGCATGATGCGGCGCGCGCGCAAGGCAGGCCGGGGCCCGACCACTGTTGAGACACCCGACCTCCTCCACCACGGCTCGCCGACGGACGCGCAGCCGGTGTTGAGCGCGATCGCCAAAACTGCCGCGAAGCTCTGCGATGCGAACGACGCGCTAATCTTCAGCGTCGAGGGCGACTGTTACCGGCTTCTCACGAAGTACGGGCGCGTGCGGACCGAGAGCGTGATCGATGAGACATTTCCACTCCGCCGCGGGCGCATCGTCGGGCGCGCCGTGCTCGATCGGCGGATGGTTCACATCCGAGACCTGGCGATCGCGGTTCGGCACGACTTCAAGGAGATGGCGCCCGCCCAACGGGCGGACGGGGTGAGGACAGTCGTTGCGACCCCCTTGCTGATCAATGGCGTAGCCGTGGGTGCCATCCTGATCCGCCGCACCACCGTACGTCCCTTCACCGCCAAACAGATCGCCCTGCTCAAAACCTTCGCCGACCAGGCCGCCATCGCCATCGAGAACGCCCGCCTGTCGCAGGAGCTCCAGGCCCGCAACCGCGACCTCACCGAGGCCCTTGAGCAGCAGACGGCCACGAGCGAGATCCTCCGCGTCATCAGCAGCTCGTCGACAGAGCTTCAGCCCGTGCTCGATGCCATCGCTGAGAATGCGGCGCGGGTATGCGGTGCGAACGACGCTGAGGTTTTTCGTCTCGAAGACGACATGCTGAAGCCCGTCGCAAAGTATGGCAGCATCATCGCCCAGGTGCCCCAGGCGATCAATCGCAGATCGGTGAGCGGCCGCGCTGTCGTTGACAAGCAAACCATCCACGTTCACGACCTCGCGGCGGAGGTCGATACCGAGTATCCCGAGGTTAAGGATCTTCAAAGACGCCTCGGTCATCATACGGTCCTCGTGTCGCCACTTCTGAGAGAGGGCACCCCCATCGGCGTCATCGTCATTCGACGCTTGGAGGTTCACCCATTTACAGACAAGCAGATCGCGCTCCTCAAGACTTTCGCCAACCAGGCCGTCATCGCCATCGAGAACGTCCGCCTGTTCAACGAGACGAAGGAGGCGCTCGAACAGCAGACCGCGACGAGCGAGATTCTGAATGTCATCAGCCGCTCGACCCTCGACGTCACCCCGGTGTTCCAGGCAGTCGTCGAGAAGGCGGTCCAGCTCTGCGGCGCCGACAATGCCTCGATCCTCAGACGCGAGGGTGACGTCTACTGCTACGTTGCGAACGCGGGAGACTTCGTCGACCAGGACACCTTCATGTCCTACTGGGGCACCATCGCCCTGCGTCCCGGGCGCGGGTCACTGACGGGACGGGTAGCGCTGGAGCGCCGCAGCGTCCAGATCGAGGACATCGACACGGATCCGGAGTACGAACGCGAATACGCCGCGCACAAGCTGCCCGGCTCGAAGACTCACCTGGGCGTCCCGCTGCTGAAGGACAGTGAACCGGTTGGCCTGATCATCGCGCGGCGCTTCGCCGTCCGACCCTTCACCGACAAGCAGATCAAGCTCCTCGAGACCTTCGCAGCGCAGGCGGTGATCGCCATCGAGAACGCGCGCCTGTTCCAGGAGCTGGAGGCCCGCAACCGCGAGCTCACCGAGGCCCTGGAGCAGCAGACCGCCACTGCTGAAATCCTCCGGGTCATCTCGAGCTCACCGACGGACCTCCAGCCAGTCCTGGACGTCATTGCACAGAACGCGGCGCAAGTGTGCGGCGCGTATGACGCTGCAGTGTTCCTTCGGGAGGATGACGCCACGCGCCTTGTCGCGCACTACGGACCGATCCCGTACCGGCAGGAGGTGCGTCCACTCGTTCGGGGCCGAACTCTGGGGCGCGCGATCCTTGACGCTCGGCCGGTGCATGTCCACGACCTCTTGGAGGCCGAGGACTTCCCAGAAGGCAGAGAGTTCGCTCGGCGGATGGGGTTCCGCACTACGCTCGCCGTGCCGCTCATGCGGGAAGGCGTCGCCATCGGCGGGATCGGTCTCCGCCGTACGGAGGTCCAGCCGTTCACCCAGAAACAGATCGCCCTCCTCCAGACCTTTGCCGACCAGGCCGTCATCGCCATCGAGAACGTCCGCCTCTTCCAAGAGCTCCAGGCCCGGACGCGTGAGCTAGCCCGATCGGTGGAGGAGCTGAAGGCCCTGGGCGAGGTGGGCCAGGCCGTGAGCTCCACCCTGGACCTCGAGACCGTGCTTACGAGCATCGTCAACCGCGCCGATCAGCTCTGCGGCACGGACGGCGGCGCGGTCTACGAGTACGACGAATCCATGCGCGCATTTCACCTGTGCGTGACCCAGAAGCTCGAGGAGGAGTTGGTCGAGGCTTTCCGGGCCACGCCGATTCGCCTGGGGGAAGGCGCGGTCGGGCGAGCGGGCATGGCCCGCCAGCCGGTTCAGATCCCCGACATCCTGCAAGCGGGCGCCTACGAGGAACGACTTCGCCCGATTGCCGAGCGCGCGGGGTTCAGGGCGTTGCTCGCCGTGCCCCTCCAACGCGAAGACAAGCTCATCGGCGCGCTGGTCGTCCGCCGCAGGCTGCCGGGCGAGTTTCCGAAAGAAACGGTAGATCTCCTCCAGCGGTTTGCGACCCAGTCGGTCCTGGCCATCGAGAACGCCCGCCTCTTCCGCGAGATCGAGGAGAAGAGCCAGCAGCTCGAGCTCGCCAGCCGCCACAAGTCCCAGTTCCTCGCCAACATGTCCCACGAGCTCCGCACCCCCCTCAACGCCATCCTCGGCTACACCGAGCTCATCCTGGACAGCATCTATGGCGAGGTGTCCGAGAAGGTCCGGGAGGTCCTGGAGCGCCTGGACAAGAGCGGCCGCCACCTCCTCGGCCTCATCAACGATGTCCTCGACCTCTCCAAGATCGAGGCCGGCCAGCTCGCCCTCGCGCTCGCCCAGTACTCGATGAAGGACGTTGTCCAGACCGTCGTCACCCAGATGGAGGCCCTGGCGGCCGAGAAGAGGCTCGCCCTCAAGATCTCCGTCCCCCAGGGCCTGCCCCCCGGCCGCGGCGACGAGCGCCGGATCACCCAGGTGCTCCTGAACCTGGTCGGCAATGCGATCAAGTTCACCGAGGCCGGCGAGGTCCGGGTCCAGGCCACGCTGGCCGACGCCGCCTTCCTGGTCTCCGTCGCCGACTCCGGCCCCGGCATTGCCCCCGCCGATCAGGCGAGGATCTTCGAGGAGTTCCAGCAAGCCGACAGTGCCCCGACCCGGCGCAAGAGCGGCACCGGTCTCGGCCTCGCCATCGCCAAGCGCATCGTCGAGCTGCACGGAGGTCGCATCTGGGTCGAGTCCGCCCTGGGTCAGGGCTCGACCTTCCGCTTCACTCTCCCGGTGCGCGTGGAGCATCAGAAGGAGCGAGTATGAGCAAGCGCATCCTGGTCGTCGAGGACCAGGAGGACAACCGACGCATCGTGCGCGACCTCCTCATGAGTGCCGGCTACGAGACAATCGAAGCCGCCACCGGCGAGGAGGGCATCGCCCTGGCCGAGGCGCACCGCCCCGATCTGATCCTCATGGACATCCAGCTCCCCGGCCTCGACGGCTATGAGGCCGCCCGCCGCATCAAGGCCAACCCGGCGCTCCGCGGGATCCCGGTCATCGCCGTGACCTCGTACGCGCTGAGCGGGGACGAGGCCAGGGCTTTGGAGGCCGGCTGCGACGCCTACGTCGCCAAACCCTTCAGTCCGCGCGAACTGCTGTCGAGGATCCGCGAGTTCCTGCCGTAGCCGCGCCTCTTGACTGACCAATCTCCGGAGCCACCTCTCCTCGCGAGCCAAAACTCTGAGGCAATCCGGTGTCCTTGACAGTAGGCGCGATCCTTATCTACACTTACGCCGGCCTCCACGCTCCAACCGTCCGACCTCGAGGGAGGCAAGGTGCCCCGAGTCACGTCACCGGTGGCTGGTCCTCGCTCGATCCAATGGACCAGTATGATCCCCATTAGCCAGATGCGGCCTGTGCCCTAAAAGGAGGCGACGCCCGTGAAACGCCTACGCAGATCATGGTCGGGTGCCATACTCGGGTTCTCCTTGCTCCTGCTGGCCGCGTGCCACGATGAGATTAGAGAAGAGGAGGATGTTGAAGCAGCGGCGGAGCCGACGATTGAAGAGCTGGGCCTCCGTCTGGCTGCGGCACTCGGCGCGGGCTTGGATCTTACCGGGCTGTCACAAGCCGAAATCGACCGCGTGGCGCGGGGGAGCTACCTGGTGAACGGCGCGAGTATATGCAACACGTGCCATACCACCTCTGCGGGCTACTTGGCCGGCGGCGCGCAATTCCCCCTTCCCTTCCCCGACGTCCAAGGGCTGACCTCCGTCGTCTCGCGGAACCTGACGCCCGATCCGACGACCGGCCTCCAGCTGACGGAGGAGCAATTCATCGAGGCCCTCCGCACCGGCAAGGATTTTACCGACAGCACGGCCGCTACGCCCCAGCAGATGATCGTGATGCCCTGGCATGTCTTCCGATTCATGTCCCGCGACGACCTCAGCGCCATCTATGCCTTCTTACGACGGATCCGCCCGGTGACGAACCAGGTCCGACAGACCTTCACGCCTCCGTTCCCGTTTCCCCCCGTTCCGTTTCCCCCGCTCGGCGACGGTGACCCCGTCAACGATCCCAACAATGCCATGCGGGGAGGCGGCATCCTTCTATTCTTCTCCGCCGGGCCAGAGCACGAGAGCTTTGTCACCCAAGTCGCGAACGCGATCAGCGCGCTTCCGGCGAGCCAGCTCCTCAAGGTCGGACGCGGCAGCTACCTGGTTAACGCGCTGGCCGACTGCAACAGTTGCCATACGGAGCCCTTCGGTGGCCTCATCGCGGGGACCGTCAACGTGAACACGGCGAGGTATCTCGCGGGTGGGGTGAATTTGGGCGCGTTCTTCGGCTTCGATCTCTTTTCCCGGAATCTGACGCCGGACCCCACCACGGGGCTGTTCCTGACCGAGGAGCAATTCATTCAGACGCTGCGGTTCGGCGCCGACTTCCGGCGGCCGTTCGCCTCGCTCCGGATCGAGCCACATTTTCCGACGAAGTTCGTTTTCACGCTCGACGATCTGAAGGCCATCTATGCCTATCTTCGAGTCATTCCCCCGGTTCAGAACTCTGTGACCATCGTGCCCTAACCTGAGCGCCGAGCTGTGGAGACGCCTCAGGAACCTTCGGCCGCAGGCGACCGACAGGGGAGCTTTGACATGAGGAAAACCGTGGTGGTGCCTATCCTGCTGGGGGCGGTGCTCCTGTCAGGGAGCCCCGGCTCAGCCAAGGACTTGCGGGACCTGATCCGCGGGCTGTACGGCGGCGACGGGATCTTCGTCGCCACCGATCCCCGCGCCAACCATACCGCACACTTCTCCATCGGCTCCGCCGCCAGCATCAATCGGCTGAACGAGCTGCTCGCCGCCCAGCTCGGCGTCTTCCCGTTCAGCTCCTCGGTGGGAGGTTTCACCTTCGCGTTCGAAAAGGAACTCGGCACGTTCGTGCGCACCACCGAGACGCTGGGTCCGCTGTTCGCGGAACGCGCGCCGACGCTCGGGCAGGGGAAGCTCAACCTGCATGCCTCCTACACCTTCTTCGAGTACGACAAGTTCGCCGGAAAGAGCCTGGACGGGCTGCAAGTGGTGGCCCGGCATGACCCCAACGTCATCGGGTTCCCTGATGTCCGCGAGCAGTTCGAGCGGGACATCCTGCTCATCGATCTCGATCTGGACATCCGGGTCCAGATCTTTGCCCTGGCGGCGACCTACGGGATCACCGACCGCCTCGATGCCGGCATCCTGCTCCCCATCACCAGCATCGACATGGATGTCAGGAGCAGAGCGCGCATCGTCCAGTCACCGCAAAACACCCTCTTCCCGGGCGTCCACACGTTCGTCGGCGGCCCGGAGAGCCCGGACGACCAAGCCTTCGAGAGCGCTACCGGCGTGGGTGACATCGTGCTGCGAACCAAATACCACCTTCTCAAGCGCAACGAGCTTGATCTCGCCGCCGCCGTCCTCGCCAAGCTGAACACGGGCGACGAAAAGAACTTCCTCGGGACCGGGACGACGACCCTGAGACCGTTCCTCGTCGCGTCGCGGACATTTGCCGGTTGGTTTACGCCGCACCTCAACGCCGGCTACGAGTTTGATCTGGACCGGGACGAGCGGAGCAGCGTGGAGTACGCCGTCGGGTTCGATGTCGGCACCCAGCGGCTCAGCGTGGCCGGCGACGTGCTCGGCAGTCACCGCCCAGACGGCACCGGGATCGGGGACAACATCGTCACCGGGTCTCTTGGGGTAAAATGGAACCCGTGGAAGCAGCTTTTGCTCCTGCTGAACCTCCAGGTGCCCCTGAATCAGGAATCCGGATTGCGGTCGAAGCTCATCACGACCTTCGGCGTGGAGTATAGCTTTTAAAGGGAGCCAGACGATCATCGCTCGCAGGCCGAGCCGGATCCATCGGCAGCAGAGAGTCCTCCTCGCGGCGCTCGCCCTCGCGTTTGGGTCGCTGTCCCTCCTCAGCCCCGCACGGGCGACCGCCCAAGCCGTCGCCGTCATCAAAAGCCACGACATCGAACCGTTCAACAAGGCGCTCGCCGGGTTCGTTTCCGCTTGTCCGGATCCCATCACCGAATACAACCTCGGCGGGAGCGACCGGGGGAAGAAGGAGATCGTCCAAAAGATCATCGCCGGCAAGCCCCGATTCGTCCTGGCCATCGGGGCCCTGGCGGCCCGCGTCGCGAAGGAAGAGATCCGCAACATTCCGGTGATTTTCGTCATGGTCCCCAACCCGCGCAAGCACAGCCTGGAGGCCCAAAATATCGCCGGCATCGCGCTGGACATCCCGGTTGAGCGACAGTTCGCCACCTACAAATCCCTCGCCCCGTCCATCCGCACCATCGGCGTGATCTACGATCCCGAGAAGACCGGGGCAACGGTCGCCGAAGCCGGTCGGGTCGCCGACAAGCTGGGGCTCAAGCTGATCGCGACTCCTGTGAGCTCCCACAAGCAGGTCCCCGCCGCCCTCAGGGGCATGCTCGGGAAGATCGACGCCCTCTGGATGGTCGCGGATGATACGGTGGTCACGCCGGAGTCGTTCAAGTTCCTGTCCCTGACCGCCTTCGAGCACAACCTGCCCCTTATCACCGTCTCCGAGATTTTCGTGGAGGTCGGTGCGCTCGCCTCACTTTCTCCCGATTACGGCGATATCGGGCGTCAGGCGTGCCAGCTCCTGACCGAGATCGCGAGCGGGCGGCTGAGCCTGGCCGGCGTCAACATCAT from Candidatus Rokuibacteriota bacterium carries:
- a CDS encoding transporter: MRKTVVVPILLGAVLLSGSPGSAKDLRDLIRGLYGGDGIFVATDPRANHTAHFSIGSAASINRLNELLAAQLGVFPFSSSVGGFTFAFEKELGTFVRTTETLGPLFAERAPTLGQGKLNLHASYTFFEYDKFAGKSLDGLQVVARHDPNVIGFPDVREQFERDILLIDLDLDIRVQIFALAATYGITDRLDAGILLPITSIDMDVRSRARIVQSPQNTLFPGVHTFVGGPESPDDQAFESATGVGDIVLRTKYHLLKRNELDLAAAVLAKLNTGDEKNFLGTGTTTLRPFLVASRTFAGWFTPHLNAGYEFDLDRDERSSVEYAVGFDVGTQRLSVAGDVLGSHRPDGTGIGDNIVTGSLGVKWNPWKQLLLLLNLQVPLNQESGLRSKLITTFGVEYSF
- a CDS encoding response regulator, translating into MSKRILVVEDQEDNRRIVRDLLMSAGYETIEAATGEEGIALAEAHRPDLILMDIQLPGLDGYEAARRIKANPALRGIPVIAVTSYALSGDEARALEAGCDAYVAKPFSPRELLSRIREFLP
- a CDS encoding GAF domain-containing protein, producing the protein MMRRARKAGRGPTTVETPDLLHHGSPTDAQPVLSAIAKTAAKLCDANDALIFSVEGDCYRLLTKYGRVRTESVIDETFPLRRGRIVGRAVLDRRMVHIRDLAIAVRHDFKEMAPAQRADGVRTVVATPLLINGVAVGAILIRRTTVRPFTAKQIALLKTFADQAAIAIENARLSQELQARNRDLTEALEQQTATSEILRVISSSSTELQPVLDAIAENAARVCGANDAEVFRLEDDMLKPVAKYGSIIAQVPQAINRRSVSGRAVVDKQTIHVHDLAAEVDTEYPEVKDLQRRLGHHTVLVSPLLREGTPIGVIVIRRLEVHPFTDKQIALLKTFANQAVIAIENVRLFNETKEALEQQTATSEILNVISRSTLDVTPVFQAVVEKAVQLCGADNASILRREGDVYCYVANAGDFVDQDTFMSYWGTIALRPGRGSLTGRVALERRSVQIEDIDTDPEYEREYAAHKLPGSKTHLGVPLLKDSEPVGLIIARRFAVRPFTDKQIKLLETFAAQAVIAIENARLFQELEARNRELTEALEQQTATAEILRVISSSPTDLQPVLDVIAQNAAQVCGAYDAAVFLREDDATRLVAHYGPIPYRQEVRPLVRGRTLGRAILDARPVHVHDLLEAEDFPEGREFARRMGFRTTLAVPLMREGVAIGGIGLRRTEVQPFTQKQIALLQTFADQAVIAIENVRLFQELQARTRELARSVEELKALGEVGQAVSSTLDLETVLTSIVNRADQLCGTDGGAVYEYDESMRAFHLCVTQKLEEELVEAFRATPIRLGEGAVGRAGMARQPVQIPDILQAGAYEERLRPIAERAGFRALLAVPLQREDKLIGALVVRRRLPGEFPKETVDLLQRFATQSVLAIENARLFREIEEKSQQLELASRHKSQFLANMSHELRTPLNAILGYTELILDSIYGEVSEKVREVLERLDKSGRHLLGLINDVLDLSKIEAGQLALALAQYSMKDVVQTVVTQMEALAAEKRLALKISVPQGLPPGRGDERRITQVLLNLVGNAIKFTEAGEVRVQATLADAAFLVSVADSGPGIAPADQARIFEEFQQADSAPTRRKSGTGLGLAIAKRIVELHGGRIWVESALGQGSTFRFTLPVRVEHQKERV